One window of Triticum dicoccoides isolate Atlit2015 ecotype Zavitan chromosome 5A, WEW_v2.0, whole genome shotgun sequence genomic DNA carries:
- the LOC119298252 gene encoding 3-oxoacyl-[acyl-carrier-protein] reductase 4-like isoform X1 yields MASTMPFSAGLVSLGSPPPQRHSCRFQRYHRPGTLISSAIRHGQVKAMAGVSMDGLAQPQAPVAVVTGASRGIGRAIAVALGKAGCKVVVNYAKSGMEAEEVCREIMESGGTAISFSADVSIEAEVETMMRAVIDTWGTLDVMVNNAGITRDALLMRMKKAQWQEVVDVNLTGVYLCAQAAAAVMMKRKKGRIINIASVAGMIGNIGQANYCAAKAGVIGLTKAMAREYGGRNINVNAVSPGWVASDMTAKLGDDIERKALETIPLGRFGKPEEIAGLVEFLAVHPAASYMTGQVLPVDGGLSI; encoded by the exons atggcatcaaccatGCCGTTCTCCGCTGGCCTCGTTTCTCTTGGGTCTCCGCCGCCGCAGCGCCACAGCTGCAGGTTCCAGCGATATCATCGACCGGGCACTCTCATTTCATCAG CTATAAGGCATGGTCAGGTTAAAGCTATGGCTGGAGTGAGCATGGATGGCTTGGCACAGCCTCAAGCCCCAGTTGCAGTGGTTACCGGAGCATCGAGGGGGATTGGGCGAGCGATAGCTGTGGCTCTTGGCAAAGCAGGGTGCAAG GTAGTTGTGAACTATGCCAAGTCAGGCATGGAAGCTGAAGAAGTGTGCAGAGAG ATCATGGAGTCCGGTGGCACTGCCATCTCCTTTTCAGCCGATGTCTCCATTGAAGCCGAGGTTGAAACCATGATGAGAGCG GTAATTGATACTTGGGGAACGCTGGACGTGATGGTGAACAATGCAG GGATCACGCGAGATGCTCTGCTAATGCGGATGAAGAAGGCGCAGTGGCAGGAAGTAGTGGACGTAAACCTTACCGGTGTTTACCTCTGCGCCCAG GCTGCGGCGGCagtgatgatgaagaggaagaag GGAAGAATCATCAACATCGCCTCAGTTGCCGGGATGATCGGCAACATTGGCCAGGCCAACTACTGCGCCGCCAAGGCCGGGGTGATTGGATTGACCAAGGCCATGGCCCGGGAATACGGTGGCAGAAACATAAAT GTGAATGCAGTTTCCCCGGGCTGGGTCGCGTCTGACATGACCGCAAAACTAGGCGACGACATCGAACGAAAGGCGCTCGAGACAATACCACTAG GACGATTCGGCAAGCCAGAGGAGATTGCTGGACTGGTGGAGTTCTTGGCTGTTCATCCAGCTGCAAGCTACATGACCGGGCAG GTGCTCCCAGTTGATGGTGGCCTGTCCATTTGA
- the LOC119298252 gene encoding 3-oxoacyl-[acyl-carrier-protein] reductase 4-like isoform X2 — MASTMPFSAGLVSLGSPPPQRHSCRFQRYHRPGTLISSAIRHGQVKAMAGVSMDGLAQPQAPVAVVTGASRGIGRAIAVALGKAGCKVVVNYAKSGMEAEEVCREIMESGGTAISFSADVSIEAEVETMMRAVIDTWGTLDVMVNNAGITRDALLMRMKKAQWQEVVDVNLTGVYLCAQAAAAVMMKRKKGRIINIASVAGMIGNIGQANYCAAKAGVIGLTKAMAREYGGRNINVNAVSPGWVASDMTAKLGDDIERKALETIPLEEIAGLVEFLAVHPAASYMTGQVLPVDGGLSI, encoded by the exons atggcatcaaccatGCCGTTCTCCGCTGGCCTCGTTTCTCTTGGGTCTCCGCCGCCGCAGCGCCACAGCTGCAGGTTCCAGCGATATCATCGACCGGGCACTCTCATTTCATCAG CTATAAGGCATGGTCAGGTTAAAGCTATGGCTGGAGTGAGCATGGATGGCTTGGCACAGCCTCAAGCCCCAGTTGCAGTGGTTACCGGAGCATCGAGGGGGATTGGGCGAGCGATAGCTGTGGCTCTTGGCAAAGCAGGGTGCAAG GTAGTTGTGAACTATGCCAAGTCAGGCATGGAAGCTGAAGAAGTGTGCAGAGAG ATCATGGAGTCCGGTGGCACTGCCATCTCCTTTTCAGCCGATGTCTCCATTGAAGCCGAGGTTGAAACCATGATGAGAGCG GTAATTGATACTTGGGGAACGCTGGACGTGATGGTGAACAATGCAG GGATCACGCGAGATGCTCTGCTAATGCGGATGAAGAAGGCGCAGTGGCAGGAAGTAGTGGACGTAAACCTTACCGGTGTTTACCTCTGCGCCCAG GCTGCGGCGGCagtgatgatgaagaggaagaag GGAAGAATCATCAACATCGCCTCAGTTGCCGGGATGATCGGCAACATTGGCCAGGCCAACTACTGCGCCGCCAAGGCCGGGGTGATTGGATTGACCAAGGCCATGGCCCGGGAATACGGTGGCAGAAACATAAAT GTGAATGCAGTTTCCCCGGGCTGGGTCGCGTCTGACATGACCGCAAAACTAGGCGACGACATCGAACGAAAGGCGCTCGAGACAATACCACTAG AGGAGATTGCTGGACTGGTGGAGTTCTTGGCTGTTCATCCAGCTGCAAGCTACATGACCGGGCAG GTGCTCCCAGTTGATGGTGGCCTGTCCATTTGA